A genomic segment from Branchiostoma floridae strain S238N-H82 chromosome 7, Bfl_VNyyK, whole genome shotgun sequence encodes:
- the LOC118419418 gene encoding coronin-7-like: MAFRFKASKYKNAAAKVPKKDGWITDISVPRGLSSQGNHIKANCHHIAYCHDSPGGNILGILPLNSVGRQDRSTPLLHAHADSVTDFDFSPFDAFSETSLLATGSQDCSF, from the exons ATGGCGTTCCGCTTCAAGGCCTCCAAGTATAAGAATGCAGCTGCCAAAGTGCCCAAGAAGGAT GGTTGGATCACGGACATCAGCGTTCCTCGAGGCCTGTCATCCCAAGGCAACCACATCAAAGCCAACTGCCATCACATAGCCTACTGTCACGACAGCCCAG GTGGAAACATCCTCGGTATATTACCTCTAAACAGTGTTGGCAGACAAGACAGATCTACCCCCTTGCTACATGCTCATGCAG ATTCTGTCACAGACTTTGACTTCTCACCATTCGATGCTTTCTCGGAGACTTCACTTCTGGCAACGGGGTCTCAGGACTGCTCG TTTTAA
- the LOC118419587 gene encoding coronin-7-like: MATLTTLDRRVETVLWHPTAENILGFSSDRSVRIWDVGTQQEAYVLEDHNDLVQSFSWKEDGSLLATSCKDKKIRVLDPRAGSTVQSGDGHQNVRDSRVLWLGDKDMLLSVGFSKMRERQYIMWDPRNMGQSLATETLDSNTGPIMPLYDADTGMLFLAGKGDSVVRYFEVTSKHPYLSECQPHMSSEQLKGVAMVPKRAMEVMAGEVNRVLLLVHQAIIPLPYIVPRKTYRDFHEDLYPDTASGQPAMTAQEWRDGGNNMVTKISLDPKKRPTAPSRQSGGGPPPPAASTRPTLPPSKPVVQAKPPTQNMEPVASTPVEPVKEDRKPPAVQAPKPAATPAPKPAVTPAPAPAATNREVTDKLPSKDTATKESPTEESASQKGSNRKSMFLAGIPTSKFRHLKCTTLHKSSHIVNIRNLNVSLFGECDGFHANPDRVAVPLSVTGGQIAIYEVSQPGRLPDTGVPTVQNGTTVMDFCWDPFNKRRLAVAADATINIWHIPEGGLTETLTEPEFCLRGHEEKIYCMKFHPTASDIMASASFDMSVRVWDLSAEQQVFKLRGHTDQIFSLAWSPDGQYLATVCKDGSIRIYNPRDSTRPLREGDGPVGARGARVVWACDGKCLAVTGFSRSSTRTIFVFSAEDLSAPLTTVGIDESTTILVPYYDEDSRVLFLTGKGDSQIFSYEVSTEKPYLIELATTAFSLPHQGVSFLPKNVCNVKDVEFAQAYQLNKTTLEPLSFTVPRVKMEYFQDDLFPDTRASWEPAMTAQEWLDGGNKVQRIVSLRPSDMKPLSEAPKEAPAPKKYESYNPDTYKTDEQKKEELMRAMDSKLELKGDPLPQDLCEGVDDDEWDD; the protein is encoded by the exons ATGGCCACTCTGACCACCCTGGACAGGAGAGTGGAGACTGTGCTGTGGCATCCGACAGCAGAGAACATCCTGGGCTTCTCTTCAGACAGATCTGTCAGGATATGGGACGTGGGGACACAGCAGGAAgcttatg TGCTAGAGGATCACAATGACTTAGTGCAGAGTTTTTCATGGAAAGAAGATGGCAGCCTGTTAGCGACATCTTGCAAG GACAAGAAGATCAGGGTTCTAGATCCCAGAGCTGGTTCAACAGTACAG TCAGGTGATGGCCACCAGAATGTGCGTGACTCCCGAGTGTTGTGGCTAGGAGACAAGGACATGCTGTTGTCTGTAGGGTTCAGTAAG ATGCGTGAACGTCAGTACATTATGTGGGACCCTCGCAACATGGGCCAGTCTCTGGCCACGGAAACACTGGATTCCAACACTGG CCCCATCATGCCTCTGTATGATGCAGATACAGGAATGCTCTTCCTTGCTGGAAAG GGTGACTCTGTTGTCCGATACTTTGAAGTCACCTCGAAGCATCCGTACCTCTCAGAGT GCCAGCCCCACATGAGCTCGGAGCAGTTGAAAGGCGTTGCCATGGTGCCCAAGCGAGCCATGGAGGTGATGGCAGGAGAAGTGAACCGGGTGTTACTGCTGGTGCACCAGGCCATCATACCTCTTCCATACATCGTGCCTAGGAAG ACTTATCGTGACTTCCATGAAGATCTATACCCTGATACAGCATCAGGACAGCCTGCCATGACAGCACAGGAGTGGAGGGATGGAGGGAATAACATG GTGACGAAAATCTCCCTGGATCCAAAGAAAAGGCCCACAGCCCCTTCAAGGCAAAGTGGTGgaggcccccctcccccagctgcAAGTACTAGACCCACCCTTCCTCCCAGTAAACCAGTGGTACAAGCCAAGCCACCCACCCAGAACATGGAGCCTGTGGCAAGCACACCTGTTGAACCTGTGAAG GAAGACAGAAAGCCGCCGGCTGTTCAGGCACCTAAACCAGCTGCTACACCTGCTCCTAAACCAGCTGTTACACCTGCCCCTGCACCTGCAGCGACCAACAGGGAGGTAACGGACAAACTTCCCAGCAAGGACACGGCTACTAAGGAGTCACCAACTGAGGAATCTGCTAGTCAGAAAGGGAGTAACAGGAAGAGCATGTTCCTCGCAG GCATTCCCACGTCCAAGTTCCGCCATCTGAAGTGCACCACGTTACACAAGTCCTCCCACATAGTCAACATCCGGAACCTGAACGTGTCTCTGTTCGGGGAGTGCGACGGTTTCCATGCCAACCCGGACAGGGTAGCTGTGCCACTGTCTGTCACCGGTGGACAGATTGCAATATATGAG GTTTCCCAGCCAGGCAGGTTACCAGACACAGGAGTACCTACTGTACAGAATGGCACCACTGTCATGGACTTCTGCTGGGACCCCTTCAACAAACGCAGGCTGGCTGTCG CTGCTGATGCCACAATCAACATTTGGCACATCCCAGAAGGTGGTTTGACTGAGACACTGACAGAGCCTGAGTTTTGCCTTAGAG GTCATGAGGAGAAAATCTACTGTATGAAGTTCCACCCCACAGCGAGCGACATCATGGCATCTGCATCGTTCGACATGTCAGTCAGAGTATGGGACTTGTCAGCCGAGCAACAGGTTTTTAAACTAAGAGGACACACAGACCAG ATTTTCAGCCTGGCCTGGAGCCCAGATGGACAGTACCTTGCCACGGTGTGTAAGGACGGGAGCATCAGGATATATAACCCCCGGGACAGCACCCGGCCTCTCAGG GAGGGAGATGGCCCAGTAGGTGCCAGAGGTGCCAGGGTGGTGTGGGCATGTGATGGCAAGTGCCTGGCAGTTACTGGGTTTAGCAG GTCAAGCACACGGACCATTTTTGTATTCAGTGCTGAGGACCTGTCTGCACCCCTGACTACTGTAGGCATTGATGAGTCTACTACAATCCTTGTGCCTTATTATGATGAGGACAGCAGGGTGCTGTTCCTTACTGGAAAG GGAGACAGTCAAATTTTCTCATATGAAGTCAGCACAGAGAAGCCCTACCTCATTGAGCTGGCAACTACAGCCTTCAGCTTACCACATCAG GGAGTGTCTTTCCTACCTAAGAATGTGTGTAATGTCAAGGATGTGGAATTTGCACAAGCCTACCAGCTGAACAAAACCACTCTAGAGCCGTTATCCTTCACTGTGCCAAGAGTCAAG ATGGAGTACTTCCAAGATGACCTGTTCCCTGACACCAGAGCATCCTGGGAGCCTGCCATGACAGCTCAGGAGTGGTTGGATGGAGGAAACAAAGTACAGAGGATCGTCAGTCTCAGGCCTTCAGACATGAAGCCAT TGAGTGAAGCCCCAAAAGAAGCTCCTGCTCCAAAGAAGTATGAGAGTTACAACCCTGATACTTACAAGACTGATGAGCAAAAGAAGGAAGAG CTCATGCGAGCCATGGACAGTAAATTGGAGTTGAAGGGAGACCCTCTACCCCAGGACCTCTGTGAGGGAGTTGACGATGATGAGTGG GATGATTGA